ATGGCCTCGGGATTGAAGGCCTCGCCGCCGGAAATGGCGATGAACTTGTGGCTCTGATCGTTCTTGATGAGTTCACCCATGACCTGAAGTCCGCCCTTCTTGGGCAGGAATATGTCCACGATGCTCAGATCGACGTGGTTTTCCCGGAACTTCTGCAGGGCCTCTTCGCCGTCCGAGGCTTCAATGACCTTGTAGCCTTCGACTTCGAGCACGCTTTTGATGAGTTCCCGGATCATGGGGGCGTCGTCAACCACCAGTATGGTCTTCATGAGGCTGCTCCTTGGCAGTGGGTTGGCTGGATTGTTCCAGATTGCTTTTCAGGAATTCCACGGCCGCGCTCACGTCCTTCTTCAGGGTGGCGTAGACGCGTTTCATGGATTTTTCGTCTTTCTGGCCGCACAGGTATTCGAGCTGTTCGGCTTCGGTTCCGGCCCGGGCCGCGCCCACGGTGCGCGACGATCCCTTGATGGAATGGGCCAGCCGCTTGGCTTCGTCGTGGTCGCCCTGATCCATGTGCTCCTTGAGCTCCCGAAGTTCGTCGGGTACGTCGCGCACGAAGATGGCGTCCATGCGCAGGAGCAGGTCCTCCCTGCCACCCAGCATGTCCAGTGCTCCGGCGCGGTCAAAGGCTGGGGATTCGGCTCTGGTTCCGGCTTCGGTGTCGCTGTCCGGGGCCGGGGCCGCAGTGCGTCCGGCCGTGGTCTCGGTGATCACGCGATGAAATTCGCGGGTGTTGATGGGCTTGGAAATGTAACCGTTCATTCCGGCTTCGAGAAAGCGTTCCCGGTCGCCCTTGAGCGCGTGCGCCGTGATGGCCACGATGGGGATGTCCGGGGTTCGGGCTCCGGAATTGGGATCGCGAATGGCGCGGGTTGCGGAAACGCCGTCCATGATGGGCATCTGCACGTCCATGAGGATCACGTCGAAGTCTTCCCGCTGCACGGCCTCCAGCGCCTGCATGCCGTTTTCCACTGCCGTGACCGCATGGCCCTGTTCCTTGAGCAGGGTGGACGCGAGCTGGCGGTTCAGGGCGTTGTCGTCGGCCAGCAGCACCTTGAGCGGGAGCATGTTTTCGGACGGGGCCGGAGCTTCCTCGGCCGGGATGCGTGCTGCGTCGCCGATGCGGAATCGGGCGGTGAAGCTGAATGTGCTGCCTTCGCCTTCCCGGCTGGTCAGGCGCATGCGGCCCTGCATCAGCTCCACGAGCTGGCGGGAGATGGCCAGCCCCAGTCCCGTGCCGCCGTGCTTGCGGGTCACGGAGTCGTCGGCCTGAAGAAAGCTCTTGAAGATCGCGTCCTGCTTGTCCCGGGGAATGCCCATGCCCGTGTCCGACACCGCGAATTCCAGCCAGATATCCTCGTCGGTGTCCGGGGTTTTCGGCTGTCCGGCAAGCCTGGCGCTGATGGCAATGCCTCCGGTTTCCGTGAATTTGACGGCATTGGACATGAGGTTGATCAGAATCTGGCGCAGCCGGGACGGGTCGCCCACAAGGACCGGGGGAATGGCGTTGTCGATGTCTGCGGTCAGGCCCAGCCCCTTTTCCCGGGCGTGCAGGAAATGGATGTCCATGGCCGAGTCGATGGTCTGCTTGAGATTGAAGTCGATGGCTTCCAGCGTGAGCTTGCGTGCCTCGATCTTGGAAAAGTCCAGAATGTCGTTGATGACCGTGAGCAGGGAATTGCCCGCCTGCATGACCCGTTCGAGGTACAGGTTGCGGTCCGTGGCGTCCGTGGCGCGCAGGGCGAGTTCGGCCATGCCCAGCACCGCGTTCAGGGGGGTACGGATTTCATGGCTCATGTTGGCCAGAAACACGGATTTTGCCCGGGTGGCCGCATCCGCCTTTTTCATGGCGCTGACCAGGCGCATGGATTTGCTGGTCAGTTCCGCATTGGCGCGTTCCAGTTCCTTGGTGCGCTGGCGCACGCGGTCCTCCAGCTTGTCGTGCGCACGCTGGAGTGCGTCCTCGGCGCGCTTGCGGGCCGTGATGTCGATGCCCAGCACCATGATCATGCGTTCCCCGGCCGAATCGGTCATGGGGCTGCACTGAAGGTGGAACGTGCGCCCCTTGGCGTCGGTCCAGTCCCATTCCTCGGCCCGGTCCATGTCCATGGCCTCCATGGGCGGACACCCCAGACAGGATTCCCGTTCGCAGCTCAGGGCCTCTTCGCACTTCCGTCCTCTGGGGCTGCCGAAATAGCGGCGGAAATAGCGGTTGGCGTAGCGGATCGTCTTGTCCGGGTACAGGTGGTAGACAATGCCGGGCAGGGATTCCATGAAGAATATCTGGCGCTGCTGTTCGCGGCGCAGGTCCTCGTCGGTCCTGCGCAGGTCCGTGACGTCCAGCACGTTGATGGCGACCCGGGAGACTTCGCCCCACGGGTTGGCGATGGGCACCACGGAGTGGACCAGGGAACGGCCGTTCATTTCGGCTTCGAACCGGATGGGCCGGGCTTTTTTCGCAACTTCGTCGAACTTGGCCTTGCGTTCCGCCCGGATGTTTTCCGGCAGGGTCCTGTAGAGATTGACGTGCAGCAGATCATCGCAGGACTTGATGTTCAGCATCTTGGCCGCGGCTTCGTTGCCGGCCAGAATGTTGCCGCCCACGTCCATGACCAGAGACGCTTCGATGGAAGCGGAAACCAGCGCCCGGGCGGTTTCGTCCAGTGCAACGTAGGAGGGATGCTGAATGGTGTCGTTTGCCATGCTCTGTGCCGGGGGCTGTTTTGTCGGGCAATCCGCCGTTATGGCGGTATTTCCGGTATGCTGCGAAGTGTATGAAAGGGGCCTTGTCGAGTCAATGATAGATGGTGTTGGAAATGCGAAAAAATATAGAATGTTCCAAAAAAATAGAGCGCGTTCCGCAGTCAGGCCCGCGGCAGGGACACGGTGACATGCGTGCCGTCCCGGTCCGAGGTGGACATGGTGACGTCGCCGTCCAGAGTCCGCGCTATCAGGCGGGCGGAATACGTGCCCAGTCCCGCGCCGAAGGCCTTGCCCGCCGTGGCGTACTTGTCGAAGAAGCAGTCCCGCAGGGGGCGGGGCACGGGCTCGGGATTGTGGATGTCCACGGTCCCGGGATCGCCGTCTTGGCAGTCGATGACAACCTTGCCGCCGCAGGGGGACGCCTCGATGGCGTTTCGGATCAGGTTGGCAAACAGGGAATAGCAGAGCAGTTCCTCGCCCCGCACCGCCAGACAGTCGCCGTTTCCGACATGCTGGTTCCGGAAGGTGAGCACTGCCCCGACTCCGCATTGATGCATGTCCGCAGTCAGGTCGCGGAGCACGCTGCGGATGATGCGGAGCAGGTTCAGGGCCTCGGGGCGGACCTGATACGCGGCCTGTTCCATGCGGAAAAGATCCAGGGCGAGATTCAGTTCACCGACCAGACTGTAGGCTGCCTCTTCCAGTCCTGCCAGCGCCTCGGCCTGTTCCGGAGTGATGTTGTCCGCCCTGCGAAGGGCCGCGGGAATCTGGAAGAAGGCCATGATCGGCGAACGCACGTCGCGCCGCACCAGTGCGGCTATGTCCGTTTCCAGATGTTCGAGGCGTTTTTTCTCGGAAATGTCCTCGCGAAAGAGGATGCAGTGGGTGGTTCTGCCCGGTTCGTCCGCAACCGGCACCACGGTCACGCGTTCATGGGGGGCGCTTCTGCCCCGGGCAGGCGCGACTTCTCCCTGCCACGTCTTTCCGCTGCGCACGGCTTCCAGCGCCCTGTCCGGGATGGCTGTCCGGAATGGCTGGCCGCACGGCCTGTCCAGCACTTCGGAAAGCTTCAGGCCCGAGGCGCGGAGAAAGCTTGGGTTGGCGTATTGGATGCGTCCCTGATCATCCGTGATCAGCACGGAGATCGGGCAGTGCGTCACGCACTCCCGGGCGGATTCGGACAGCGCGTCCGACCGGTCCGGGAATGCCGGATCATGCGTTTTTCTTTTCCGAATCTGTCTTGCCATGGCAGCTCCGCGGGGAAAACGGATTTTTCGTTTTGCAAGCCATAGCAGGGCGCATGTACGCCGGGGATGATAATCTGCGTGCCGGGTCCGACGTGCGCTAGAGGCGGCGGACGCTGTCCGGACGCAGCCCGGTTCCGGTAGCCAGAGCCGCGTCCAGTGCGTCCAGCGCGGCCTGTCTGCCCGAGGGCAGCCGGACCTTGAGGGGCAGATAGTTGGAGGCATGGTTGGCCAGAAGCACGCCGCGCGAAAGATGGAGGTTGGCGAGAATTTCCCGGATTTCCAGAAGAATGCCCCGGGAGTCGGGCAGCACGAAATCCCCGGCCTCGTGCCACGCGTGGAGCGGGGTGCCCGGAATGAGCATCAGGGTCAGGAGCGCGGCCTGATCCGGGTCCATTTCCGAAAGCACGCGCGCGGTTTTCCGGGCGTGGCGCAGGGACCCTTCCACACCGCCAAGCCCGTTGATCGCGGTGACGTTGAGCCGGAATCCGGCCTTGCGCGCCCTGCGGCCCTGTGCCGTGATGAACGCCGCGTCTCCGTGCTTGTTCATGCGCCGCAGCACCTCGTCGTCGCCGGACTCCAGTCCCATGTACACCATGCCGAGGCCCAGTTCGCGCAGCTCCCGGAGCTGCTCATCGGTCTTGCGGGCCAGACTCTTGGCATTGGCGTATGCGCCGACGCGCGTGATGCGGGGAATGCGTTCCCGGATCAGGTGCAGGATTTCCCGCAGCCTGTCCTGAGGCAGGATCATGGCATCGCCGTCGCACAGGAACACCCGGCGCTGGCGTGTGCGATGTCGGGCCGCGAACTCGATGTCCGCGCGGATCGTGGCCATGTCCTTGAACGCAAAGGGCTTGTCCTGATAGGCCCCGCAGAACGCGCACTTGCCGTGCGAACACCCGAGGGTGACCTGAAGCAGGATGCTGTCCGCCTCGCTGGGCGGGCGGATGATGGTGCCTTGATAGTCCATGGGGATGATTCGCGGCTACTGGATCGGACCGTCGTTTGCATCTCCGCCGAAGAACGAGTCCGCCCACGAAAAGGCGTGCTGGTAGCTCACGGCAACCGTACCGGGCAGCAGGCCGAGCTCCCGGGCCGTGTCACCCACGGCGTCCCAGTCCGAGCTTTCGATGGACAGGGCCAGTCTGAGCCATGGTTCGTATTCGCCGGGCTCGCCGCACAGGGCGCTCTTGATGGCGTCGTCCACGGGCAGGTGCTTGACCACGGCGGCCATGTCCATGTCCAGCATGGCATCCAGCAGGGAGAACAGGCCGAGCATGAACAGCTTGTCCGAGGATTTTTCGTGGCCGCCGCCCAGAGCCGCGGTTTCGAAGAGCTTGGCCCTGTGCGCGGACAGGTAGGACAGCTCCTGACTTTTTCTGGATGGCGCCAGATCCGTGAGAATGAGCAGCCGCAGCCAGTTGCGGATGGGGCGCCATCCGGCCAGCACCACGGCCTGCCTGATGGAGGTGATGGTGGTGGAAAAGCTGAATGTGGCGGAGTTCAGGAAATTGAGCAGCCGATAGCTGACGGACACGTCCGCCTCGATGGCCGGGGTCAGGGCGTCGAAGTCCGGCTCTTCCTTTTCGATGATTTCGAACAGCTTGAGCCGGGTGATTTCCGAGGACGTGATCTTGCGGCCGGACTGGGTCTGCGGCTTGCGGAAGAAGAAACCGTGAAACAGGTCGAATCCCAGAGACTTGGCGCGTTTGAATTCCTCGTTGCTTTCCACGCGTTTGGCCATGAGCCGGGGCGCGCCAGCCTGCTTGGCTCGGTCCACGATTTCCGTCAGTTCCCTGTCCGATCTGCCGCAGATGTCCACCATGAGCAGATCCGCGAACTGCATGATCTCCCGGGCGTCTTCCCGGCCCGTGTAGTTGTTCAGGGCCACGAGATAGCCTTCCCGCCGCAGGTCGGCCAGAGCCTTGTAATACGCGGTGGAGCCGGGTTCCTCCTCCACGATGACCACGGTATTGTTCCACGGCACGGCCAGAGGGATGCCGTCCAGCACGTCTTCGGGCGTGAAATGGATCATGATCCGCGCCTTGCCAAGAGAGGCTTCCGAACACAGGGGCAGGTTGGCCACGAGATTCCGGGTCGCTTCGGAGTCGTCCGTGAAGATGGCCCTGTCCGCGTCCTGGCTGTCCCGGAAGAGCATGAGATAGCCCCAGGTATCCCGGTGACGGTCGAAAACGGGTTGTCTGGCAACAAAGATGGATTCATAGGTCTTTTCAGTGTTCATTGTGCGTCGCCTCTGGTTTCGGCTCTTGGCTGACTGCTCTGGAACGGCAACCTGCCGCGTTGCCCGACAGTCTGGATTTTTCGTTTTTCCAACGGTTTGTCGACGTTTTGCTCGCTGTCTGCCCTGGTCATGAGGAGGCCGGGATGGCCCCGAAAAACGTGTTTGCCCAGGAAAATGCCTGCTGGTAGCTCACGGCCACGGCTCCCGGGGATATGCCGAGTCGTCCTGCGGCCTCGTTCATGAGCGGCCATTCCGAATTCTCGATGGCCGAGGCAAGGTCCAGCCACGTGGAATATTCGTTCCGCTTTCGGCACAGTGCCTGCTTGCACTGGTCATCAATGGGAAGGTGCTCCACAATGGCGGCCATGTCCATGTCCAGCATGGCGTCCAGCAGGGAGAACAGGCCGAGCATGAAGAGCTTGTCCGCTTCGTCCACGGCATGGCCGTAGTTCATGGCCGAGGACTCGAACAGCTTGGCCCGGACCGCGGAGAGCAGGGTGAGTTCCTGATTCTTCCGGGAGGGAGCCATATCCGTGAGAATGATCAGCCTGAGCCAGTTGCGGATCGGGTTCCACCCGGCCAGCACCACGGCCTGCCTGATGGATGTGATGTTCGCGGCAAAACTGAAATGGGCCGAGTTGAGAAAATTGAGCAGCCGGTAGCTGATGGAGACATCGGTTTCCACGGCCTTGGCCAGGGCGTCGAAGTCCGGTTCCTGCCGTTCGATGATCTCGAACAGCTTGAGTCGGGTGATCTCGGCCGAGGTGATGGTCCGATCCGCTCGGGGAACGGGTTCCTTGTAGTAGTAGCCGTGGAACACGGGAAAATCCCGTGTCCAGTGCATCCTGATGCTGCTGCGCGGTTTCTATGCGTTTCGCCAGAGTCTGGGGAATGCCCGCCTCGGCTGCGGTGCGGACAAGGCGTTCGGCCTCGGCCTGCCCCAGTTCGGGCAGGTTGATCACGGCGATGTCCGCGAGGTTGGCAAGCGGTTCGCCGCCGGGCACGCCGGTGTAGTCGTTGACGGCGATCGCATACCCCTTGTCCCTGAGGGCCCGGACCGCCTCCACCAGCTCCGGCGATGGCGCGGCGGTCTCCTCGATCACCACCACGGTCCGGTCCGGGGGCAGGGCCTCGGGCACGGCCCGGATCACGTCGGCATGGGTGAAGATGATGAGTATCCTGTCCCTGCCCCGGGCTTCCGTGATCTGCGGCAGACCCGCCACCACCTGCATGGTTGCCCCGGAATCGTCGGATATCAGCGCCTGTTCCGCGTCGGCCCTGTCCCGGAACAGCATGAGATGTCCATAGACCTGGCTGTGCCTGTCAAAGACGGGTTGTCTGGCGATGAATACGGGATCGTAGGCGTTTTCCTGGGCCATGAAGGGCTCCTTGTGCAAAATTCCGGGGCTCATCTTGTCATGCCTCACGCTTTTATTCGCGTCAACCGGGTGAGTCGGCGGTTCTGCCTGTTTCGGGAAGGGCGGAAGCCCCGTCCGGGGCTGGCCGGGATCATTCTTCTTTTCAGAGCGGGCCGACTGTATTATGTGGTGTGGCGATGCAAGCCCGGAGAGTTTGCTGGCGAGAATCGATTTGCGAGGTGGAACATGCACATTGGCAAGGCCATTCGACTTGAGCGGATATTCAACCGCAACACAGGAAAGACCATCATCGTTCCCATGGACCACGGTGTGACCGTAGGGCCGATCAAGGGACTGGCATCCATCAGGGACGTGGTCACGAAACTCGTGGCGGGCGGGGCCAATGCCGGTCTGGTCCACAAGGGGCAGGTGGGCCTGGGCCACAGGATGGAAGGCAGCGATTTCGGCTGCATCGTCCATCTTTCGGCCGGGACCGTCCTGTCGCCGTTTCCGAACAGGAAGCGGCTGGTCACCACGGTGGAGGAGGCCATCCGTCTTGGCGCGGACGGCGTGAGCGTGCACGTCAATCTCGGGGACGAAAGCGAGGGACAGATGCTCAGCGATCTGGGCCGGGTTGCTGCTTCGGCCGCGGACTGGGGCATGCCGCTTCTGGCCATGATCTATGCGCGCGGACCCAAGATCGGGAACGAGTACGACCCGGACGTGGTGGCCCATTGCGCACGCGTGGGCGCGGAACTGGGCGCGGACGTGGTCAAGGTGAATTTCACCGGGGATGCCGAGAGCTTTTCCCGGGTGGTGGCGAGCGCAGGCGTGCCCGTGGTCATTGCCGGCGGTCCGAAAAAGGACAGCACGCGCGGCGTTCTGGACATGGTTCGTTCCTCTCTGGACGCGGGCGGCTCGGGATTGTCCGTGGGCCGCAACGTGTTTCAGCATCGCGACCCGGTTCGTCTGGTGGCGGTGCTCAGGCGCATCGTGCACGAGAACATGGATGTGGACAGCGCCCTGGAAGGGTACGAGAACATTCTGTAGCCGTTTTCCGAAAAGGATTTCAAGGCGCGACGCAGGCTCCCTGCGTCGCGCCTTTCATTTTTCGTTCGGCCCCGATTTCGGATCGGCCGGAGGCGATGCCCCGCCAGCTTCGGAGCGGATGCGGACTTCGGGCTGCGGTGTGCGGCGGACAGCAGCGGATACCGAGAAGCCAAGCGCCTGCAATTCGGAGCCGGTGGGCAATCTCCTGTTGTTCGTGCGGATGATGCAGTAGATGCTGTTCATGACTCGGACTTCCTCCCCCCGTATGTGTTTCGTCCCGGTTTTCCTGTAACGTCGTCTGCGTATTCGGGACTGTATTCCTGTAGGAGCTGGTGTCGGGAAAGTCCAGAGTTTGTTGAAAAAATACTCTTGAATTTCAGCAATTTACAACCACAAAACCCTTTCATAACCTGAAAGGATTTATCCAGACGGAGCCGCAGGGGAAGGTGCGGAGCTGGGAAAAGGAAAACCCCGGAAACGGAGGCGTTTCCGGGGTTCGCTGTTCGGGATTTCGGGCCGGGCTGCTATGCCGTGGCGGTCTGGCCCTGATTCAGGAAAACGTACAGGGGCAGCCGGGCCACGGCCTTCCATTCCTCGCCCTTGCGGATGGCCACGGTCAGGGTGTGGCGGCCCTCCTGCGCCACGTTCAGGCCCGGAAGCTGGAAATTCATCTTGTGCAGCACCGTGCCGTGGGGCGCGACTTCCTGCATGCCGAGGGTCTCCGGCTTGCCCTCGGGCGGAACCAGTTGCAGGGCCACGGAAAAGCCCTTTTCATCCTCCTCGTCCAGCTCCCACATGGTGCCCACGTAGACTGCGGGCAGCGTGGCGGGCAGCTTGGAGACCACGGCATGTTCCACGGTGCGGATGAACGAGGTGCTGCTGGTTTCCTTGTCCACGATCAGGTCATTGCAAAGTATGGAATACACGAGTTTGGCCATGAAGGTTTCCTCTCTCGGGGTTGTTATTGTTCGGACAGGGGCGGCAGATGAATGTCCGCCAGCGCCTGGCGCAGGTCTTCGGGGATGGTCCGCACCAGATTCGGGTCGATGGCGGACAGGATCAGGGCCGAAGCCATGCGGGTTGCGGGTTTTCCCACGTGCATGGCCGCGTTCAGGCTGGGGATAGCCGCCTTGCCCGCGCGGGTCAAGGCCCGGGCCGATTCCAGCGCCAGCGGCGTGCCCGGCCGGTCCAGCAGCCGTATCAGGGTCGGGGCCGCCCTGCCGCCGAGCCGATTGCCAAGGGTTGCCTCGTGCTGGCCCAGAAGCAGCAGATGGTGCACTGCAAGCTGGGGCGGAGGTCCGATGCGGTCGATGGCCTCGGCCATCACATGCACCACGCGTGCGTCCTGATGCTCCAGAGCCCGGATCATGGCCGGAACCGCAGGCATGGCCGGAGCGCCGATGCGGCCCAGAAGCCAGGCCGCGTCAGCCCGGACTTCCGGGGATTCCGCGTCAAGCTGGGAGATCAGGGCCGGGACTGCGTCCGCCCCCATGCGCACCAGAGCAAAGGCCGCTGCCGTGCGTTTGGTGCGGGAGGCATCGGTCAGCAGCCCGGCAAGCCTGTTCGCAGCCGGACTGCCCATCTGGCCGAGAGCCGCGGCTGCCAGACCCCGGGTGGCGGAATCCGGGTCGCCCAATGCGGCTGTCAGGGCGTTCAGGGCGAACTCCGGATGCGGCAGGTTGGCCAGCACCACCACGCTCATGCGCCGGGCCATGGGCTCGGGCGCGTCAAGTGCCTGCATGGCGGCAGGCATGGCTTCCTGCCCAAGGGCGTTCAGAGCGAGCAGGGCCTGTCGGCGCGTTTCCGGGGAATCGCTTCCCAGAGCCGAGACCAGCCTGTCCGTGTCGGGTCGGTTTTCCGGGCGGTCGACGCATCCGGGCAGAAACAGGACGAGGCAGAGCAGCATCGTCATGCCGATTCGAAGCATGAAAAC
Above is a window of Pseudodesulfovibrio tunisiensis DNA encoding:
- a CDS encoding 2-amino-3,7-dideoxy-D-threo-hept-6-ulosonate synthase; the encoded protein is MHIGKAIRLERIFNRNTGKTIIVPMDHGVTVGPIKGLASIRDVVTKLVAGGANAGLVHKGQVGLGHRMEGSDFGCIVHLSAGTVLSPFPNRKRLVTTVEEAIRLGADGVSVHVNLGDESEGQMLSDLGRVAASAADWGMPLLAMIYARGPKIGNEYDPDVVAHCARVGAELGADVVKVNFTGDAESFSRVVASAGVPVVIAGGPKKDSTRGVLDMVRSSLDAGGSGLSVGRNVFQHRDPVRLVAVLRRIVHENMDVDSALEGYENIL
- a CDS encoding hybrid sensor histidine kinase/response regulator, with the translated sequence MANDTIQHPSYVALDETARALVSASIEASLVMDVGGNILAGNEAAAKMLNIKSCDDLLHVNLYRTLPENIRAERKAKFDEVAKKARPIRFEAEMNGRSLVHSVVPIANPWGEVSRVAINVLDVTDLRRTDEDLRREQQRQIFFMESLPGIVYHLYPDKTIRYANRYFRRYFGSPRGRKCEEALSCERESCLGCPPMEAMDMDRAEEWDWTDAKGRTFHLQCSPMTDSAGERMIMVLGIDITARKRAEDALQRAHDKLEDRVRQRTKELERANAELTSKSMRLVSAMKKADAATRAKSVFLANMSHEIRTPLNAVLGMAELALRATDATDRNLYLERVMQAGNSLLTVINDILDFSKIEARKLTLEAIDFNLKQTIDSAMDIHFLHAREKGLGLTADIDNAIPPVLVGDPSRLRQILINLMSNAVKFTETGGIAISARLAGQPKTPDTDEDIWLEFAVSDTGMGIPRDKQDAIFKSFLQADDSVTRKHGGTGLGLAISRQLVELMQGRMRLTSREGEGSTFSFTARFRIGDAARIPAEEAPAPSENMLPLKVLLADDNALNRQLASTLLKEQGHAVTAVENGMQALEAVQREDFDVILMDVQMPIMDGVSATRAIRDPNSGARTPDIPIVAITAHALKGDRERFLEAGMNGYISKPINTREFHRVITETTAGRTAAPAPDSDTEAGTRAESPAFDRAGALDMLGGREDLLLRMDAIFVRDVPDELRELKEHMDQGDHDEAKRLAHSIKGSSRTVGAARAGTEAEQLEYLCGQKDEKSMKRVYATLKKDVSAAVEFLKSNLEQSSQPTAKEQPHEDHTGG
- a CDS encoding HEAT repeat domain-containing protein — encoded protein: MLRIGMTMLLCLVLFLPGCVDRPENRPDTDRLVSALGSDSPETRRQALLALNALGQEAMPAAMQALDAPEPMARRMSVVVLANLPHPEFALNALTAALGDPDSATRGLAAAALGQMGSPAANRLAGLLTDASRTKRTAAAFALVRMGADAVPALISQLDAESPEVRADAAWLLGRIGAPAMPAVPAMIRALEHQDARVVHVMAEAIDRIGPPPQLAVHHLLLLGQHEATLGNRLGGRAAPTLIRLLDRPGTPLALESARALTRAGKAAIPSLNAAMHVGKPATRMASALILSAIDPNLVRTIPEDLRQALADIHLPPLSEQ
- a CDS encoding radical SAM protein, whose amino-acid sequence is MDYQGTIIRPPSEADSILLQVTLGCSHGKCAFCGAYQDKPFAFKDMATIRADIEFAARHRTRQRRVFLCDGDAMILPQDRLREILHLIRERIPRITRVGAYANAKSLARKTDEQLRELRELGLGMVYMGLESGDDEVLRRMNKHGDAAFITAQGRRARKAGFRLNVTAINGLGGVEGSLRHARKTARVLSEMDPDQAALLTLMLIPGTPLHAWHEAGDFVLPDSRGILLEIREILANLHLSRGVLLANHASNYLPLKVRLPSGRQAALDALDAALATGTGLRPDSVRRL
- a CDS encoding EAL and HDOD domain-containing protein; amino-acid sequence: MHWTRDFPVFHGYYYKEPVPRADRTITSAEITRLKLFEIIERQEPDFDALAKAVETDVSISYRLLNFLNSAHFSFAANITSIRQAVVLAGWNPIRNWLRLIILTDMAPSRKNQELTLLSAVRAKLFESSAMNYGHAVDEADKLFMLGLFSLLDAMLDMDMAAIVEHLPIDDQCKQALCRKRNEYSTWLDLASAIENSEWPLMNEAAGRLGISPGAVAVSYQQAFSWANTFFGAIPASS
- a CDS encoding DUF6941 family protein; the protein is MAKLVYSILCNDLIVDKETSSTSFIRTVEHAVVSKLPATLPAVYVGTMWELDEEDEKGFSVALQLVPPEGKPETLGMQEVAPHGTVLHKMNFQLPGLNVAQEGRHTLTVAIRKGEEWKAVARLPLYVFLNQGQTATA
- a CDS encoding EAL and HDOD domain-containing protein produces the protein MNTEKTYESIFVARQPVFDRHRDTWGYLMLFRDSQDADRAIFTDDSEATRNLVANLPLCSEASLGKARIMIHFTPEDVLDGIPLAVPWNNTVVIVEEEPGSTAYYKALADLRREGYLVALNNYTGREDAREIMQFADLLMVDICGRSDRELTEIVDRAKQAGAPRLMAKRVESNEEFKRAKSLGFDLFHGFFFRKPQTQSGRKITSSEITRLKLFEIIEKEEPDFDALTPAIEADVSVSYRLLNFLNSATFSFSTTITSIRQAVVLAGWRPIRNWLRLLILTDLAPSRKSQELSYLSAHRAKLFETAALGGGHEKSSDKLFMLGLFSLLDAMLDMDMAAVVKHLPVDDAIKSALCGEPGEYEPWLRLALSIESSDWDAVGDTARELGLLPGTVAVSYQHAFSWADSFFGGDANDGPIQ
- a CDS encoding PAS domain-containing sensor histidine kinase, which gives rise to MARQIRKRKTHDPAFPDRSDALSESARECVTHCPISVLITDDQGRIQYANPSFLRASGLKLSEVLDRPCGQPFRTAIPDRALEAVRSGKTWQGEVAPARGRSAPHERVTVVPVADEPGRTTHCILFREDISEKKRLEHLETDIAALVRRDVRSPIMAFFQIPAALRRADNITPEQAEALAGLEEAAYSLVGELNLALDLFRMEQAAYQVRPEALNLLRIIRSVLRDLTADMHQCGVGAVLTFRNQHVGNGDCLAVRGEELLCYSLFANLIRNAIEASPCGGKVVIDCQDGDPGTVDIHNPEPVPRPLRDCFFDKYATAGKAFGAGLGTYSARLIARTLDGDVTMSTSDRDGTHVTVSLPRA
- a CDS encoding response regulator, producing MKTILVVDDAPMIRELIKSVLEVEGYKVIEASDGEEALQKFRENHVDLSIVDIFLPKKGGLQVMGELIKNDQSHKFIAISGGEAFNPEAIVELAKVFDVVETFTKPIDTRRLVETIKAALAD